Below is a window of Gemmatimonadales bacterium DNA.
GCGCAGCGCGCGTGCATCGTCGCCGCGGCCAAGCAGCGCTGCGATTTCCACCAGCTGCTCGTATGGCCGATCGGCGGCCGGGATCGAGTCGATCGGGTATTGCTTCAACGCCTGCTGGACCTCGGCCCAGGCCTGGTCGGGCTTTCCCCGTTCGATCAGTTCGAACCGCGCGTTGTAAATGGCGAGGGCGAGGTCGGTCCCCTTCGCTCCTCCGGCACTGAACAATCGCGCCGAGACACGACCATCATCCGCCGATTTCGAGAGCATGCCGCGGTATTCGTCGACCATCCCAATGATCTGCATCAACGTCGCTCGGCGCACGCCGGTCGGCGGCGCCGTCTTCAGCGCCGCTGGAAGCACGGAGTCGTAACGCGCAAAGTCACGCTTCACATACGCCGTTCCGACGCTTATGAAGTTCGCGCGCCCGGTATCGCCACCGTTCCTCAGCCATAGCGCGGGAAGGGAATCGAGCGCCGCCAGCTTCTTCTGGCCCGCGAGCGCGGCGCCGAAATTCTGATAGAGCGAGAACAAGTGCGGCTGTACCGCGATTGCGTGCCGGAGCGCCGTCTCTGCCCGATCGTAGTGACCGAGATCCTCAAGGACGATGGATGAATTGTTCAGCGCCGTTGGATCGTCCGGATTGACGTCGAGCGCCGCCTGATACGCAGCAACGGCGCCGTTCGGATCGTTCGCCACATTTTCGAGATAGGTCCCCTCGGTGAGGTGGCGTTCCAGCGGCGGGAGGTGATCGCGGAACCGATAGGCATTCTTCGCTGCGAGAAGCTGGTCGGTGACATCATTGAGAATCTGATAGGTGACGGACAGCTTCCGCCACGCCATCGCAAAGGTGCTATCGGTCGTCACCGCCTCCCGCAGCTGTGCCGCGGCGGTCACATAATCGTTGGCCTCGAAGGCGTGCTGCGCGGTGGAATAGAGGCGCAGCGCGGGAAGCGACGCCGTCGTCACCTGCGCGAGCGGTTCGCTGGCGCGGATCGCGCGCAGCGACTCGCCGATCTTCTCGCGGATCGCCTTGGAGAGACGATTCACCGCCGGGATCAGCTCCTGCTCGCTCGCCGCCGTCTCGCGGACCTGCGCCAGCGGCTGCCCGGTCGACGCGTCGACCACACTCGCCGTCAGCACAAAGCCGCCGCCGATCGCGTGCACCTCTCCGGTGACGACTGCCTTGGCATTGGCACGCTGCGCCACTTCACGAGCGATACTGTCGGTGAGCCGCGTCGATGGCGGCAGCGACATTCTCGTGAGCGCATCGGTGACCGCCGGCCCCTGCAGCAGATGCACCGCCTTCGACTGGCTCAGGTCGACCTGCAGCGCCTCCATGATCGCGCCGCTGAGCGTGGTGTCGGGCGACGTGTTGGTGAACTCGCCAAGGACGAGCCCTGCGTTGGTCCCGAGGCTCCCCTTGCTCATCAGCGTGGCGCCGGGGCCGATCCCGGCGACGCCCGCGCCAACGAAGCCCGCCGCCACCAGCAGCACCGCGCCAACCGCGATGATCCCGCCCTGCATCGCCTTGCGCCCGGTGAACTCGCCGGATCGCACCGCGGCATGCATCCCCGTCATCGTCGCGTGGGCTCGGCGCCGCTCGTTGCGGCTGGCGATCACGAACGCCGGCAGGCCGGCAAGCATCACCACGAACACCGCGATCCAGATCCAGTCGGGGAGACTCGCCACACGGGTGAGGCCGAAGGCGATCACCGTGATCACAGCGGTCGCGATCAGGTGGAGCACCACGACCCGTCCCGGATGCCATTGCCGGAACAAGTGGCGCGCCCGCTCCTTCGGATCGAACGGCACGCTGCCACCCGACGGCGTGCCGACCAGTTCGAGCGCGTCGACGAGTTCGCCAGCGGTGGCAAACCGATCGTCCGGCGCCTTGGCGAGGCAGCGCATGATGATCGCGGCAAGATCGCCGGGAATGTCGCCGCGCTTCGACGTGATCGGCTCGGCCGCCTGCGTCACGTGG
It encodes the following:
- a CDS encoding protein kinase, translating into MTEFQDRLQSVLGDSYRLERELGGGGMSRVFLAEETRLARKVVIKVLPPAASAGIESGRFEREIQVAGSLHHPHIVQLLATGEGDGVVWYAMPFVEGESLSERLQRGPMPTLEAVRLLREVADALAYAHTRGIVHRDIKPANIMLSGRHALVTDFGVAKAIAAGRLTAEEPATDLTALTSVGMALGTPAYMAPEQAVADPNVDHRADIYSLGVVAYEMLTGSSPYHASTPQAMLAAHVTQAAEPITSKRGDIPGDLAAIIMRCLAKAPDDRFATAGELVDALELVGTPSGGSVPFDPKERARHLFRQWHPGRVVVLHLIATAVITVIAFGLTRVASLPDWIWIAVFVVMLAGLPAFVIASRNERRRAHATMTGMHAAVRSGEFTGRKAMQGGIIAVGAVLLVAAGFVGAGVAGIGPGATLMSKGSLGTNAGLVLGEFTNTSPDTTLSGAIMEALQVDLSQSKAVHLLQGPAVTDALTRMSLPPSTRLTDSIAREVAQRANAKAVVTGEVHAIGGGFVLTASVVDASTGQPLAQVRETAASEQELIPAVNRLSKAIREKIGESLRAIRASEPLAQVTTASLPALRLYSTAQHAFEANDYVTAAAQLREAVTTDSTFAMAWRKLSVTYQILNDVTDQLLAAKNAYRFRDHLPPLERHLTEGTYLENVANDPNGAVAAYQAALDVNPDDPTALNNSSIVLEDLGHYDRAETALRHAIAVQPHLFSLYQNFGAALAGQKKLAALDSLPALWLRNGGDTGRANFISVGTAYVKRDFARYDSVLPAALKTAPPTGVRRATLMQIIGMVDEYRGMLSKSADDGRVSARLFSAGGAKGTDLALAIYNARFELIERGKPDQAWAEVQQALKQYPIDSIPAADRPYEQLVEIAALLGRGDDARALRKEFETAAPEVARDSVAAFFLDGGVALANRQPAVAAAAYQRAYLGSHCSPCGAYQWAYALDQAGLADSAAHVYERVVADPLTSPVGSNYDQNWYAVTLLHLGEYYQARGDKAKAIDYLTRFVVLWNKADPDLQPRVKEALGRIAELSGEPK